From the Danio aesculapii chromosome 9, fDanAes4.1, whole genome shotgun sequence genome, one window contains:
- the lcp1 gene encoding plastin-2: MAGAAQISAEEMEELREAFTKVDVDGNGHISTDELNALFKAANLPLPGYRVREIIQEISRTMDLNQDGKITFDEFTKVVHDLKSSEVAKTFRKAINKKEGICSVAGTSEQSGTQHSYSEEEKVAFVNWVNKALEKDPDCQHVLPMDPSTDDLFTAVGDGIVLCKMINLSVPDTIDERTINKKKLTPFTIQENLNLALNSASAIGCHVVNIGAEDLKEGRQHLVLGLLWQVIKIGLFADIEISRNEALIALLRDGESLEDLVKLSPEELLLRWANYHLEEAGCPKINNFSSDIKDSKAYYNILNQVAPKGDEEGIPAIPIDISGIREKDDLKRAECMLEQADRLGCRQFVTATDVVRGNPKLNLAYVANLFNKYPALKKPENQDIDWSSIEGETREERTFRNWMNSLGVNPRVNHLYVDLADALVIFQLYEKIKVPVDWDKVNKPPYPKLGSNMKKLENCNYAVELGKKEAKFSLVGIAGQDLNEGNRTLTLALLWQLMRRYTLNILEDLGDGQKIIDETIVQWVNETLTQAGKGTISGFKDGSISSSMPVLDLIDAIQPGSIRYDLLKAEDLTDEEKLNNAKYAISMARKIGARVYALPEDLVEVKPKMVMTVFACLMARGMRRI, translated from the exons ATGGCAGGAGCAGCACAGATCTCAGCGGAGGAGATGGAGGAGCTCAGAGAGGCCTTCACTAAAGTCG ATGTGGATGGGAACGGTCACATCAGCACGGATGAGCTGAACGCTCTGTTTAAAGCAGCCAATCTCCCTCTGCCGGGGTACCGGGTTCGAGAGATCATCCAGGAGATCAGCAGGACTATGGACCTCAACCAGGACGGCAAGATCACCTTCGACGAGTTCACCAAG gtgGTTCATGATTTAAAGAGTTCAGAAGTGGCCAAAACCTTCCGGAAGGCCATCAATAAGAAGGAGGGGATCTGCTCAGTGGCTGGAACATCCGAGCAGTCGGGAACACAGCACTCGTACTCTG aggAGGAGAAGGTGGCGTTTGTGAACTGGGTCAACAAGGCTCTGGAGAAGGACCCAGACTGCCAGCATGTTCTGCCGATGGACCCCAGCACTGATGACCTGTTCACGGCGGTGGGAGACGGCATCGTGCTCTG TAAGATGATCAACCTGTCTGTGCCCGACACCATTGATGAGAGGACCATCAACAAGAAGAAGCTGACGCCCTTCACCAtacag GAGAACCTGAACCTGGCGCTGAACTCTGCCTCCGCCATCGGCTGCCACGTGGTGAACATCGGCGCAGAGGACCTGAAGGAGGGCAGGCAGCATCTAGTACTGGGACTCCTGTGGCAGGTCATCAAGATCGGCCTGTTCGCAGACATCGAGATCAGCAGGAACGAAG ctcTGATCGCTCTGCTGAGAGATGGAGAGAGTCTGGAGGATCTGGTCAAGCTGTCCCCAGAGGAGCTGCTGCTGCGCTGGGCCAACTATCACCTGGAGGAGGCCGGATGCCCCAAAATCAACAACTTCAGCTCTGATATTAAG GACTCCAAGGCCTACTACAACATCCTGAACCAGGTGGCACCCAAAGGAGACGAGGAGGGAATCCCGGCGATCCCCATCGACATCAGCGGCATACGG GAGAAAGACGACCTGAAGAGAGCGGAGTGTATGCTGGAGCAGGCGGACCGGCTCGGCTGCCGACAGTTCGTCACCGCCACAGACGTGGTGCGCGGAAACCCCAAACTCAACCTGGCCTACGTGGCCAACCTGTTCAACAAGTATCCCGCTCTGAAGAAGCCCGAAAACCAGGACATCGACTGGAGCTCCATTGAGG GAGAGACTAGAGAGGAGAGAACCTTCAGAAACTGGATGAACTCACTGGGGGTCAATCCACGAGTCAATCATCTCTATGT GGATCTTGCGGATGCGCTGGTGATCTTCCAGCTCTATGAGAAGATCAAGGTTCCAGTGGACTGGGACAAAGTCAACAAACCACCGTACCCTAAACTGGGCAGCAACATGAAGAAG CTGGAGAACTGTAACTATGCAGTGGAGCTGGGCAAGAAGGAGGCCAAGTTCTCTCTGGTGGGCATCGCTGGACAGGACCTGAATGAAGGAAACCGAACACTGACTCTGGCTCTGCTCTGGCAGCTCATGAGGAg ATACACACTGAACATCCTGGAGGATCTGGGTGACGGTCAGAAGATCATCGATGAGACCATTGTGCAATGGGTGAACGAAACACTCACACAGGCGGGCAAAGGAACCATCAGCGGCTTTAAG GACGGCTCCATCAGCAGCAGTATGCCGGTGCTGGACCTGATTGATGCCATCCAGCCGGGCTCCATCCGCTATGACCTGCTGAAGGCGGAGGACCTGACGGATGAAGAGAAGCTCAACAACGCCAA gtatgCGATCTCGATGGCGCGTAAGATCGGAGCGCGTGTGTATGCGCTGCCGGAGGATCTGGTGGAGGTGAAGCCTAAGATGGTGATGACGGTGTTTGCGTGTCTGATGGCCAGAGGAATGAGGAGGATCTAG